A portion of the Lolium rigidum isolate FL_2022 chromosome 1, APGP_CSIRO_Lrig_0.1, whole genome shotgun sequence genome contains these proteins:
- the LOC124669047 gene encoding probable sulfate transporter 3.4 — MVVNNKVDTLTYDVEAGQPRVSGASAAAAPPPPPHQRSTFVVEHHKVSAPERRSTARALGQRLAEIFFPDDPLHQFKNQSFARKLVLALQYFFPIFDWGSHYSLKLLRSDAIAGLTIASLAIPQGISYAKLANLPPIIGLYSSFVPPLIYALLGSSRDLAVGPVSIASLVMGSMLREAVAPEQQPILYLQLAFSATFFAGLFQASLGFLRLGFIVDFLSKATLTGFMGGAAIIVSLQQLKGLLGIVHFTTHMGFVDVMASVVRRHREWEWQTIVMGLAFLAILLGTRQISARNPRLFWVSAAAPLTCVIASTVISYFCRGNAISIIGDLPRGVNPPSMNMLHFSGSYVALSIKTGIMTGILSLTEGIAVGRTFASINNYQVDGNKEMMAIGVMNMAGSCASCYVTTGSFSRSAVNYSAGCRTAVSNIIMATAVLITLLFLMPLFHYTPNVILSAIIITAVAGLIDFRGAAKLWKVDKLDFMACLAAFLGVLLVSVQVGLAVAVGISLFKILLQVTRPNTVVKGVVPGTQSYRSIAQYREAVRVPPFLVIGVESAIYFANSTYLVERIMRYLREEEERAAKANICSVRCVVLDMSAVSAIDTSGLDALAELKRVLDKRNIELVLANPVGSVTERMYNSVVGEMFGSDRIFFSVAEAIAAAPYKAVQP; from the exons ATGGTTGTCAACAACAAGGTGGACACCCTGACGTACGACGTGGAGGCGGGGCAGCCCCGGGTCTCCGGCGCGTCGGCCGcggcggctccaccgccgccaccgcatcAGCGGAGCACGTTCGTGGTGGAGCATCACAAGGTCTCGGCGCCGGAGCGTCGGTCGACGGCGCGGGCGCTGGGGCAGAGGCTGGCGGAGATCTTCTTCCCCGACGACCCCCTGCACCAGTTCAAGAACCAGTCTTTCGCCCGGAAGCTCGTGCTCGCCCTGCAGTACTTCTTCCCCATCTTCGACTGGGGCTCCCACTACAGCCTGAAACTGCTCCGCTCCGACGCCATCGCCGGCCTCACCATTGCCAGCCTCGCCATCCCACAG GGAATCAGCTACGCCAAGCTCGCCAACCTGCCTCCAATCATCGGCCTAT ATTCGAGCTTCGTGCCGCCGCTCATCTACGCGCTTCTGGGGAGCTCGCGGGACCTGGCGGTGGGCCCGGTGTCGATCGCGTCGCTGGTGATGGGCTCCATGCTCCGGGAGGCGGTGGCGCCGGAGCAGCAGCCCATCCTGTACCTGCAGCTCGCCTTCAGCGCCACCTTCTTCGCGGGGCTCTTCCAGGCGTCGCTGGGCTTCCTCCGCCTCGGCTTCATCGTCGACTTCCTCTCCAAGGCCACGCTGACCGGGTTCATGGGCGGCGCCGCCATCATTGTCTCCCTGCAGCAGCTCAAGGGCCTCCTCGGCATCGTCCACTTCACCACACACATGGGCTTCGTCGACGTCATGGCCTCCGTAGTCCGGCGGCACAGGGAGTGGGAGTGGCAGACCATCGTCATGGGCCTCGCCTTCCTCGCAATCCTCCTCGGAACGCGGCAGATC AGCGCTCGGAACCCGAGGCTTTTCTGGGTATCGGCAGCTGCTCCCCTGACCTGCGTGATCGCCTCCACCGTCATCTCTTACTTCTGCAGGGGCAACGCCATCAGCATC ATCGGCGACCTTCCAAGAGGAGTGAACCCTCCATCCATGAACATGCTCCACTTCAGCGGCTCCTACGTCGCCCTTTCGATCAAGACAGGGATCATGACCGGCATCCTATCCCTCACC GAGGGGATCGCGGTGGGTCGAACGTTCGCGTCGATCAACAACTACCAGGTGGACGGGAACAAGGAGATGATGGCGATCGGGGTGATGAACATGGCGGGCTCCTGCGCCTCCTGCTACGTCACCACCGGCTCCTTCTCCCGCTCCGCCGTCAACTACAGCGCCGGCTGCCGCACCGCGGTGTCCAACATCATCATGGCGACGGCAGTGCTGATCACGCTCCTCTTCCTCATGCCGCTCTTCCACTACACCCCCAACGTGATCCTctccgccatcatcatcaccgccgtggcGGGGCTCATCGACTTCCGCGGCGCCGCCAAGCTGTGGAAGGTGGACAAGCTCGACTTCATGGCGtgcctcgccgccttcctcggcGTGCTCCTCGTGTCCGTCCAGGTCGGGCTCGCTGTCGCCGTGGGGATCTCGCTCTTCAAGATCCTGCTGCAGGTGACACGGCCCAACACCGTGGTGAAGGGGGTCGTGCCTGGCACGCAGAGCTACCGGAGCATTGCGCAGTACCGGGAGGCAGTGCGCGTGCCGCCGTTCCTCGTCATCGGCGTAGAGTCGGCGATCTACTTCGCCAACTCCACGTACCTGGTGGAGAGGATCATGAGATATctcagggaggaggaggagcgcgccgcCAAGGCCAACATCTGCTCCGTGCGCTGCGTCGTCCTCGACATGAGCG CTGTATCTGCGATCGACACGAGCGGGCTGGACGCGCTGGCGGAGCTGAAGAGGGTGCTGGACAAGAGGAACATCGAGCTGGTGCTGGCGAACCCGGTCGGATCAGTGACGGAGAGGATGTACAACTCGGTGGTCGGGGAGATGTTCGGTTCGGATCGCATCTTCTTCAGCGTCGCCGAGGCCATCGCGGCGGCGCCGTACAAGGCGGTGCAGCCATGA